A stretch of Lepidochelys kempii isolate rLepKem1 chromosome 14, rLepKem1.hap2, whole genome shotgun sequence DNA encodes these proteins:
- the LY6G6C gene encoding lymphocyte antigen 6 complex locus protein G6c, with protein sequence MKVFFVGLATLLCFAGAEALRCNVCKRKFLLFGCVQGSGETTCGWRERCVNIKASLGKLPLYYQLNCTSVQNCGKVRAPDKSHLTYDYTCCNTDFCN encoded by the exons ATGAAGGTTTTTTTCGTGGGACTTGCCACTCTCTTGTGTTTTGCAGGAG CGGAGGCTCTGCGCTGCAATGTCTGCAAACGCAAGTTTCTACTCTTTGGATGCGTTCAGGGATCAGGTGAAACGACGTGTGGATGGAGGGAGAGATGTGTGAACATTAAAGCTTCTCTTG gGAAATTACCTCTCTACTACCAGCTGAACTGCACCTCGGTGCAAAATTGCGGCAAGGTGAGGGCACCCGACAAATCTCACCTTACTTATGACTACACCTGCTGCAACACTGATTTCTGCAATTga